A genome region from Candidatus Eisenbacteria bacterium includes the following:
- a CDS encoding peptide-methionine (S)-S-oxide reductase produces the protein MSVKPLRRSTLVMTLAVASVMHGLAAAAPKAAPAPPRSPQPAVVEHATFAGGCFWCMESPFESLPGVRSVTSGYSGGAEKNPTYSQVSSGSTGHAEAVDI, from the coding sequence ATGAGCGTGAAACCCCTTCGCCGTTCCACCCTTGTCATGACGCTTGCTGTCGCGTCCGTCATGCACGGGCTGGCCGCAGCGGCTCCCAAGGCCGCGCCGGCTCCACCGAGGTCGCCGCAACCCGCCGTGGTCGAGCATGCCACGTTCGCCGGCGGTTGCTTCTGGTGCATGGAGTCCCCGTTCGAGTCCCTGCCTGGAGTGCGGTCGGTCACCTCGGGCTACTCCGGGGGCGCCGAGAAGAACCCGACGTATTCCCAGGTCTCGTCCGGAAGCACCGGACACGCGGAAGCGGTCGACATC
- a CDS encoding type 1 glutamine amidotransferase: protein MNGSVLVLQHVAPETPGLIADALRARGVPFETVHTHAGDPVPRSASGLRGLVVMGGPMGVYEQETHPHLAEEIELIRSALASGLPILGVCLGSQLLAAALGARVTPGTKEIGWLPVELTEDAAQDALWRGVRSPITPFHWHGDAFELPAGARRLARSEVTSCQAFSYGDQAYGLLFHLEVSAAMVHAMARAFGHELEAAGVDGEAILCQTLRAVSDIRETAALVLGRWADLLQR from the coding sequence GTGAACGGCTCCGTCCTCGTGCTCCAGCACGTCGCCCCGGAGACGCCAGGGCTCATCGCGGACGCGCTTCGCGCGCGAGGGGTCCCGTTCGAGACGGTACACACCCACGCGGGAGATCCGGTTCCCCGATCCGCCTCGGGCCTGCGCGGGCTCGTCGTGATGGGCGGCCCGATGGGGGTCTACGAACAGGAGACGCATCCGCACCTGGCGGAAGAGATCGAGCTCATCCGGAGCGCGCTCGCGAGCGGCCTTCCCATCCTCGGCGTGTGCCTCGGGAGCCAGCTCCTCGCCGCCGCCCTGGGGGCTCGAGTGACTCCCGGGACGAAGGAGATCGGGTGGCTGCCGGTCGAGCTGACGGAAGACGCGGCGCAGGATGCGCTCTGGCGCGGAGTCCGGAGTCCGATCACCCCCTTTCACTGGCATGGCGACGCGTTCGAGCTTCCCGCGGGAGCGCGCCGCCTCGCCCGTTCCGAGGTCACCTCATGCCAGGCCTTTTCCTACGGGGATCAGGCGTACGGGCTCCTCTTCCACCTGGAGGTGAGCGCCGCCATGGTGCACGCCATGGCGCGGGCCTTCGGCCACGAGCTCGAGGCGGCGGGAGTGGACGGCGAGGCGATCCTCTGCCAGACCCTCCGGGCGGTAAGCGACATCCGCGAGACCGCTGCGCTCGTCCTCGGCCGCTGGGCGGACCTCCTGCAACGGTGA